A genome region from Balneolaceae bacterium includes the following:
- a CDS encoding choice-of-anchor B family protein, translated as MKRLLIPCLTLLFSLTFINAHAQTTPDGSSQAMMGYGNAVAVSDGQVFVGETGNIHQTGIVYVYGQSDMDWTQQAMLKPSDGEIGNGFGSSIFADGNRVLIGAPDRADGMGAAYLFERASDGSWSQSAMMALTDSTEGELGASVTMNGDHAFVGAPDEEDGLGAVYVFSRDDAGSWTQQARLANPDTARGTGFGSALASDGSRLMVGAPGEQGGAVYVFSNDGMGSWSMQTTLANQRVDERAGFGATLSLNGNELLIGAPGHDAASGAVFLYRSDDSGSWSYDSRLAAFDGGPFVQFGSSLAFVGSDAWIGAPNAEDGRGALYRYSRDMSGNWTGAGKLGGPDRGEDDSFAGTFAVDGDVAVAGLPGSDYGAGSAAIMERDASGNWMVAKKIIPEGGSVLQPITGSEVECTEGEADMFECSNMNMLSFLPLDAIGADRGVRVNDMWGWTDPQTGNEYAIIGRNEGTSFVNVSDPMNPVFVATIPMPDDAQSAVWRDIKVYDNHAFIVADNAGHHGMQVVDLTELRNFDGEPLHLEQVAHYDGIHSAHNVVINEDSGFAYVVGSSGGGNTCGGGLHMVNIQDPTNPTFAGCFSDPSTGRSGTGYSHDAQCVNYEGPDEDYQGREICIGANETAISIADVTDKENPEAIATASYPDYGYVHQGWLTEDHRYFFQNDELDELSGNVENTRTLIWDLSDLDDPQFVREYFLDNSSSDHNLYIKDNIMYQSNYVSGLQVLDVSDPANPVKVGEFDTVPWGEDTPGFSGSWSNYPYFQSGIVVMTSGREGIFILKRQQQDL; from the coding sequence ATGAAACGATTGTTGATTCCCTGTCTAACCCTTCTCTTTTCCCTCACCTTTATAAACGCGCACGCCCAGACCACGCCCGACGGCTCTTCCCAGGCCATGATGGGCTACGGCAACGCCGTGGCGGTCTCCGACGGCCAGGTATTTGTCGGTGAAACCGGCAACATCCACCAGACGGGTATCGTCTACGTCTACGGCCAGTCGGACATGGACTGGACGCAGCAGGCCATGCTGAAGCCTTCGGACGGCGAAATCGGGAACGGTTTCGGATCGTCTATTTTCGCCGACGGAAACCGGGTGCTTATCGGCGCCCCGGACCGGGCCGACGGCATGGGCGCAGCTTACCTCTTTGAACGGGCGTCTGACGGCTCATGGAGCCAGTCTGCCATGATGGCCCTCACCGATTCCACCGAGGGTGAGCTGGGCGCCAGCGTGACGATGAACGGCGACCACGCCTTTGTGGGCGCACCGGATGAGGAAGACGGCCTCGGCGCCGTCTACGTATTTAGCCGCGACGACGCGGGCAGCTGGACGCAGCAGGCGCGCCTTGCCAATCCCGACACCGCACGCGGAACGGGCTTCGGCTCGGCCCTGGCTTCTGACGGTTCCCGGCTCATGGTCGGCGCGCCCGGAGAGCAGGGCGGCGCAGTGTACGTTTTTTCCAATGACGGCATGGGCAGCTGGTCCATGCAGACCACCCTCGCCAACCAGCGTGTGGACGAACGGGCCGGCTTCGGTGCCACGCTCAGCCTCAACGGCAACGAGCTGCTCATCGGCGCACCCGGACACGACGCGGCTTCCGGCGCCGTATTCCTCTACCGCAGCGACGACAGCGGTTCCTGGAGCTACGACAGTCGCCTGGCAGCATTTGACGGTGGACCCTTTGTACAGTTTGGTTCCTCCCTCGCCTTTGTTGGATCAGACGCCTGGATAGGCGCGCCGAACGCCGAGGACGGACGGGGCGCCCTCTACCGGTATTCACGCGACATGAGCGGCAACTGGACCGGCGCCGGCAAACTTGGCGGACCGGACCGCGGGGAAGATGACTCCTTCGCGGGCACTTTCGCCGTGGACGGCGACGTGGCCGTGGCCGGCCTCCCGGGCTCCGACTACGGCGCGGGCTCCGCGGCCATCATGGAGCGCGACGCCAGCGGCAACTGGATGGTAGCCAAGAAAATCATTCCCGAAGGTGGTTCCGTGTTGCAGCCCATCACGGGCAGCGAGGTGGAATGCACCGAGGGCGAGGCCGACATGTTCGAATGCAGCAACATGAACATGCTCTCCTTCCTTCCCCTTGACGCCATCGGCGCCGACCGCGGCGTCCGCGTCAACGACATGTGGGGCTGGACCGACCCGCAGACCGGCAATGAGTACGCCATCATCGGCCGCAACGAGGGCACCTCCTTCGTGAATGTGAGCGACCCGATGAATCCGGTCTTCGTGGCCACCATCCCCATGCCGGATGACGCGCAGTCCGCCGTCTGGAGAGATATCAAGGTTTACGACAACCACGCCTTCATCGTGGCCGACAACGCCGGCCATCACGGCATGCAGGTGGTAGACCTCACCGAGCTTCGTAACTTCGACGGTGAGCCCCTGCACCTGGAGCAGGTGGCGCACTACGACGGCATTCACAGCGCCCACAACGTGGTCATCAACGAGGATTCCGGCTTCGCCTACGTGGTGGGCAGCAGCGGCGGTGGAAACACCTGCGGCGGCGGTCTGCACATGGTGAACATCCAGGATCCCACCAACCCCACCTTCGCCGGCTGTTTCTCCGATCCCTCCACGGGACGCAGCGGCACCGGTTACTCTCATGACGCCCAGTGCGTCAACTACGAGGGTCCCGACGAGGACTACCAGGGACGCGAAATCTGCATCGGCGCCAACGAAACGGCCATCAGCATCGCCGACGTGACCGACAAGGAGAATCCCGAGGCCATCGCCACTGCCTCCTATCCCGATTACGGTTACGTCCACCAGGGCTGGTTGACGGAAGACCACCGCTATTTCTTCCAGAACGACGAGCTGGACGAATTGAGCGGAAACGTAGAGAACACGCGCACCCTCATCTGGGACCTGTCGGATCTGGACGACCCGCAGTTTGTGCGTGAGTACTTCCTGGACAACAGCTCCTCCGATCACAACCTCTACATCAAGGACAACATCATGTACCAGTCCAACTACGTGAGCGGGCTGCAGGTGCTTGACGTCAGCGATCCCGCCAATCCCGTCAAGGTGGGTGAGTTCGACACAGTACCCTGGGGTGAGGACACACCCGGATTCTCAGGTTCCTGGAGCAACTATCCCTACTTCCAGAGCGGCATCGTGGTGATGACCAGCGGACGGGAGGGCATCTTCATTCTGAAGCGTCAACAGCAGGACCTCTAG
- a CDS encoding rhodanese-related sulfurtransferase, with amino-acid sequence MSYDVILYYRFREIEDPEAFCAEHHAFCEELGVKGRIYIGREGINGTLAGTPEQVRRYREHLESIEGFDDMDWKTDEADFIPFPRLTVKTRDEIVSLHEEADPAAGGAYLEPAEWREVLESEEDYLLIDVRNDYESRIGHFEGALTPQVENFYDFPEWLEGLEANRDRKVLMYCTGGIRCEKFSVLMRKKGFRDVNQLHGGILRYGEQEGGAHFKGKCFVFDDRLVVPVGKEEGEPIARCEITGKPADTYI; translated from the coding sequence CTACCGCTTCCGGGAGATCGAGGACCCGGAGGCCTTCTGTGCCGAGCACCACGCATTCTGCGAGGAGCTGGGGGTGAAGGGGCGAATCTACATCGGCCGAGAAGGCATCAACGGCACCCTGGCTGGCACCCCGGAGCAGGTGCGCCGCTACCGGGAGCACCTGGAGTCCATCGAGGGTTTCGATGACATGGACTGGAAGACCGACGAGGCCGATTTTATCCCCTTCCCGCGGCTTACCGTCAAGACGCGCGATGAGATCGTCTCCCTGCACGAGGAGGCTGATCCGGCGGCGGGAGGCGCCTACCTCGAGCCTGCCGAGTGGCGCGAGGTGCTGGAATCGGAGGAGGACTACCTGCTCATCGACGTGCGCAACGACTACGAGTCGCGCATCGGGCACTTCGAGGGCGCCCTCACCCCGCAGGTGGAAAATTTTTACGACTTCCCAGAGTGGCTGGAAGGGCTGGAGGCCAATCGCGACCGCAAGGTGCTCATGTATTGCACGGGCGGCATTCGCTGCGAGAAGTTCTCCGTGCTCATGAGAAAGAAGGGTTTCCGCGACGTGAACCAGCTGCACGGCGGCATCCTGCGCTACGGCGAGCAGGAGGGAGGGGCCCATTTCAAAGGTAAATGCTTTGTCTTCGACGACCGCCTGGTGGTACCTGTGGGCAAGGAGGAGGGAGAGCCCATCGCACGGTGCGAGATCACCGGCAAGCCGGCCGACACCTACATCTAA